The genomic window CGCGATGATAACGGCGGGCAAAGTCGATGTTCTGACGCACGCTCATGTGCGGAAACAAACAACAATCCTGGTATACGAACCCGATCCCGCGCGACTCCGACGGCAGATCGGTAACCAGGCGATCACCGATCCAGATTCGGCCTTCCGACGGCTGCTCCAGCCCCGCGATTGTCTCCAGCAGCATCGTCTTGCCGGCTCCGCTTGGCCCCACGAGTACCAGGTACGTCCCCGCCGGAACCTCCCAGCGGTCCACGCATAGACGGAAATCGCCGGCCTTTCGACGGAGCCCTTCAACGCGCAGCATTGGCAGCTCCTATCGCCCTGCCGAGCAGACGCGGCATGGCCCGAATGATCCACATTCCCACGATGACCCCCAGCGATAACAGCAATACCAGCACGGCAACCGACTGCGATTCCGATTGGCGGAATTCAATGAACCTTTCGTAAGCCAGCACGGGAATCGTTCGCGGCCGGTTGGCCAGAACCCTCAGCGAACCGAACTCCGCCATGGCCCTGAACCACGTCAGGATGGTACCGATCAGGATACCACGAACGGACATCGGCAAGGTCACCCGCAAGAAGGCCGAAGCCGTTGAGGCCCCCAACGTCCGAGCCACCTTCTCGTAACGAACGTCCACCGCCTCAAAAGCAACCATGCTGGCGCGGATCAGGAAAGGCGAACCAACGAAGACCTGAGCCGCGATGATGCCCCACTCACTGTCGAAGAACTGCAGGCCGAAATGCTGATCAAGAAACCGGCCCAGCGGCGTTTTGGGGCCTAAGAAAAACAGCAGGGTGATGCCCGCAATCGGGGGCGGCAGAACGATCGGCAGATCGATCAGACTATCGATCAGCGCACGCCCCGGAAAGCAGCGCCGAACCATCGCATAAGCCAGCGGCACACCGAACAGCATGACCACCGCAGCGGCGATCGCCGAGGTTCTGAGGCTTACTGCCAGGGCGGAGAGGACATCTGCTTCTTTCAGCCGGGCGTGAATGTCCTGAGCGGAAGTCAGGGTGCAGAAATAGATGATCGGCAGCAAGAGAAGCAGCAGAAACATCATGCCCGCCAAATGACACAAGGGAACGAACCGCTCCCGCCCGTGATGCCACGCCCGGACCGCCGGCGGGAGGGTCGTGTAGAACAGGGCGGCAAGCAGGAACGCCGAATACAGGTAGGCGGGCATAAACCGCTGCGATAGCAGGAAGAGATACAGGTACCCCACCAGCCAGGGATGACCGAGCAAGCCTGCGTAGGCAACCAGAGAAAGCACGAGCAACAAAGCGTTTTCCGGCATGATCCGCATCAGGGGCCAGAGAAGCCACACGATAACGGCATAGCCGACCGCATACGCGATCACGCGCGGCCAGTTCAGCGACCGGTGGCTCAGCAGGACGGACCCGAGAACAACCAGATTGGCCACAAACAGGGCGAGATTGATCTGCGGCCTGAGCGATCCGCCAGGCTGGTCCGCGCTCCCGGTGATACGGGCCCATGCAGAACCGACCAGCAAGTGCACTAGGGCGAGGATTGCGGCGCCGACCAGCATGGAGATGATTCGCTGTCGCGGCAGAGGAATCCAATTGGACCGCGGACGGCCGACCGAAATGACTGACGGCACCACTGGACCCGATCTCTCATCGGACATTGCCGTCTCCGAAACTGCCGGCAGCAGGCAACCAGCGGCTTTCGGCGTCCACCGCCGACCGCAGACTGTCGGGAGCCTGATCAGAATCGCAGGTCCAAGGCCGCTCGACAACCCGCATGCGATCTTTGATCAACAAGCTTTTCCCCTCGGGGTCACGGCCGGGCCGGGAAATGCGAAGAACATTGATTGCGGACACGCCACAACCGAGCATGGCTCACCTTAATTCAAGCGTGATCGGCTCCGATCCTTTGATTTCTTTGCCTCGTACGGCAAGATCTTCCAGCCTCGCCATACCCCTGCCTCCGGGGCCGACGACCGTCACGTCATATCTTACCTGTGGGCTGGTGTTTCGCCCCTGCGCTCCCGGCAGGATGACACGATCAGTCAGCGTCAGCGACGCAACGCCTGCACCATCGGTCCTGGCTTCCACCACCGTAAGGTCGCCACTGCCATTCCTTGGTTTGGCTCGTAGCACCGCATCGGCTACAGCTTGTCGGCCGTCGGCCTCAATCACCTTGAATCGCCTGGTCCACTGGACCGTCAGCTCTCCGCTTTCGCGATTGAACACGATCTTGGCAGGATCGAAGACGCAGTCTATCAGCACGACCTGGGCTGATTCCCCGGTCAAAAGAACGTCACCCAATTGTGAGTCAAATACCGTGTCTCTCAGCACCAAAGGCGCCCCACCTGATCCCTGGACGATCAGGGCGTAGTTCCCGCTGCACAACAGTTCGCTTCGCTCGATGATGATCCGGCCGCCGTCGACGTTGACGCAACTGAGGGCGCTACCGTCGCAGTAAGCGAAAGAGGAGTCTCGGATGACGGCTTGAGCCGACTGGCGAAGACATTGGCTGGTACTGCCCGAGAGGTAGCTGATCCGAGCGTGATCCATCAGCAACGAGCCATCGACGAACAATGCGTAACCTCGCGAGCAGGCGGTGTTACTCAACACCTGACTGACCGTCCGAAGGGTGGAGTGGTCGAGCCGCAGGACGCCGCCGGCGCGAACCTCGATTCGCAGGTCGCCGCACACCTGGGTAGCCATCTCGAGGCACTCCCCCGATGCCGGATCGCCGGGCTTGCCGAGCTGCAACTCGCCTTCGATGATCAGCGTGGCAC from Phycisphaerae bacterium includes these protein-coding regions:
- a CDS encoding ABC transporter permease, whose translation is MSDERSGPVVPSVISVGRPRSNWIPLPRQRIISMLVGAAILALVHLLVGSAWARITGSADQPGGSLRPQINLALFVANLVVLGSVLLSHRSLNWPRVIAYAVGYAVIVWLLWPLMRIMPENALLLVLSLVAYAGLLGHPWLVGYLYLFLLSQRFMPAYLYSAFLLAALFYTTLPPAVRAWHHGRERFVPLCHLAGMMFLLLLLLPIIYFCTLTSAQDIHARLKEADVLSALAVSLRTSAIAAAVVMLFGVPLAYAMVRRCFPGRALIDSLIDLPIVLPPPIAGITLLFFLGPKTPLGRFLDQHFGLQFFDSEWGIIAAQVFVGSPFLIRASMVAFEAVDVRYEKVARTLGASTASAFLRVTLPMSVRGILIGTILTWFRAMAEFGSLRVLANRPRTIPVLAYERFIEFRQSESQSVAVLVLLLSLGVIVGMWIIRAMPRLLGRAIGAANAAR